A section of the Gloeobacter violaceus PCC 7421 genome encodes:
- the leuS gene encoding leucine--tRNA ligase, giving the protein METRYNPHAIEPRRQKQWEEAPHLAMDGRPKFYALSMFPYPSGALHMGHVRNYSITDVISRYKRMRGFNVLHPIGWDAFGLPAENAAIDRGIHPAQWTEQNIAQMREQLKRLGFAYAWEREVATCSPAYYRWTQKLFLEFWKAGLAYRKAGVVNWDPVDQTVLANEQVDAEGRSWRSGALVEKRPLEQWYLKITDYAEELLQALGTLGDWPERVRVMQENWIGKSVGAELCFPINGEPEGIRVFTTRPDTVYGVTYLVLAPEHPLVERITAPERREAVRAFVAQVQSESEIERVSEDRPKQGVSTGAVALNPFTGQAVPVWIADYVLFEYGTGAVMGVPGHDERDFVFASQYELPIRLVVQAPDGSLTEPLRAAYTEVGVLVNSGPFNGLDSPTGKLKIVEYAEQQGWGKGRVQYRLRDWLISRQRYWGCPIPMVYCPECGVVPVPDEQLPVALPGDVEFSGRGPSPLAKLEGWICVDCPQCGAPARRETDTMDTFIDSSWYFLRFADARNGAEPFSREAVDYWLPVDQYVGGIEHAILHLLYSRFFTKVLRDRGLLSFDEPFKRLLTQGMVLSNAFVDPATKKYYPPDQVEERGGAFFARPDGTPLVCAMEKMSKSKYNGIDPLTVRSEYGADTARLFVLFKAPPEKELEWSDADVRGQYSFLGRVWRTVYEFVSGEKPDRPVGEAQERDLRREVHRAIQQVGGDIEQYKFNTAIAALMKLNNAMADYPSGQSPAYKEGVYVIVKLLAPFAPHIGAELWQALGEAGDIHTSDWPALDESALVEETIVLVIQVNGKKRDDIQVPAAASEGELQELALASEAVRRHTDGKAIKKVIVVPGRLINLVVG; this is encoded by the coding sequence ATGGAAACGCGCTACAACCCCCACGCAATCGAACCGCGCCGGCAAAAGCAGTGGGAGGAGGCGCCGCACCTTGCAATGGATGGGCGGCCCAAATTTTATGCGCTCTCGATGTTTCCGTATCCCTCCGGCGCGCTGCACATGGGCCATGTGCGCAACTACTCGATTACCGATGTGATCAGCCGCTACAAGCGCATGCGCGGCTTCAACGTGCTGCACCCGATCGGTTGGGACGCCTTTGGGCTGCCCGCCGAAAATGCCGCCATCGACCGGGGCATCCACCCGGCCCAGTGGACCGAGCAAAACATCGCCCAGATGCGTGAGCAACTCAAGCGCCTGGGCTTTGCCTACGCCTGGGAGCGGGAAGTGGCCACCTGTTCACCTGCGTACTACCGCTGGACCCAGAAATTGTTTCTTGAATTCTGGAAGGCAGGACTCGCCTACCGCAAAGCGGGCGTCGTCAACTGGGATCCGGTCGATCAGACGGTGCTCGCCAACGAGCAGGTCGATGCGGAGGGCCGCTCCTGGCGCTCGGGAGCACTGGTAGAGAAGCGGCCGTTGGAGCAGTGGTATCTGAAGATCACCGACTACGCCGAGGAGTTGCTGCAGGCGCTGGGTACGCTCGGGGATTGGCCCGAGCGGGTGCGGGTCATGCAGGAAAACTGGATCGGCAAGTCGGTGGGAGCAGAACTGTGTTTTCCGATTAACGGGGAGCCCGAGGGGATTCGCGTGTTCACCACCCGGCCGGATACGGTCTACGGCGTCACCTATCTGGTGCTCGCCCCGGAGCACCCGCTGGTGGAGCGCATCACGGCACCCGAGCGGCGCGAGGCGGTGCGGGCTTTTGTGGCCCAGGTCCAGAGCGAGAGTGAAATCGAGCGGGTGAGCGAAGACCGGCCCAAGCAGGGGGTGTCTACCGGGGCTGTGGCCCTCAATCCGTTTACCGGCCAGGCGGTGCCGGTCTGGATCGCCGATTATGTGCTCTTTGAGTACGGCACCGGTGCGGTGATGGGCGTGCCCGGCCACGACGAGCGCGACTTTGTCTTTGCAAGCCAATACGAACTTCCCATCCGCCTGGTCGTGCAGGCCCCGGACGGCTCGCTCACAGAACCGCTGCGGGCGGCTTACACGGAGGTGGGCGTGCTGGTAAATTCCGGTCCCTTCAACGGCCTCGATTCACCCACAGGCAAGCTCAAGATCGTCGAATACGCCGAGCAGCAGGGCTGGGGCAAAGGCCGCGTGCAGTACCGGCTGCGCGACTGGCTCATCTCGCGCCAGCGCTACTGGGGCTGCCCGATTCCGATGGTCTACTGCCCCGAGTGCGGTGTGGTGCCGGTCCCTGACGAGCAATTGCCGGTCGCATTGCCCGGAGATGTCGAATTTAGTGGTCGCGGCCCCTCGCCCCTGGCCAAGCTCGAAGGCTGGATCTGTGTCGATTGCCCGCAGTGCGGCGCCCCGGCGCGGCGCGAGACCGACACGATGGACACGTTTATCGATTCGTCGTGGTATTTTTTGCGCTTTGCCGACGCCCGTAACGGGGCCGAGCCCTTTTCGCGCGAGGCGGTGGACTACTGGCTGCCGGTGGACCAGTACGTGGGCGGCATCGAGCACGCGATTTTGCACCTGCTCTATTCGCGGTTTTTCACCAAAGTTCTGCGCGATCGGGGATTGCTGAGTTTCGACGAGCCGTTCAAGCGCCTGCTCACCCAGGGCATGGTGCTGAGCAATGCCTTCGTGGACCCGGCCACCAAAAAGTACTATCCGCCCGACCAGGTGGAGGAGCGCGGCGGCGCATTTTTTGCCCGGCCGGATGGCACGCCCCTGGTGTGCGCGATGGAGAAGATGTCCAAGTCCAAGTACAACGGCATCGACCCGCTCACGGTGCGCTCCGAGTACGGGGCCGACACCGCCCGCTTGTTCGTGCTTTTCAAGGCACCCCCGGAGAAAGAATTGGAGTGGTCCGACGCCGATGTGCGCGGCCAGTACAGTTTTTTGGGCCGGGTGTGGCGGACGGTGTACGAGTTTGTGAGCGGCGAGAAGCCGGATAGACCCGTCGGCGAAGCCCAGGAGCGCGATTTGCGCCGGGAGGTGCACCGGGCTATTCAGCAAGTGGGAGGCGACATCGAACAGTACAAGTTCAACACCGCCATCGCCGCGTTGATGAAGCTCAACAACGCCATGGCCGACTACCCGAGCGGCCAATCGCCCGCCTACAAAGAAGGCGTCTACGTGATCGTGAAGCTGCTGGCTCCTTTTGCGCCCCACATCGGCGCCGAGCTGTGGCAGGCTCTGGGTGAAGCGGGGGATATTCACACTTCGGACTGGCCCGCCCTCGACGAATCCGCCCTGGTCGAAGAGACGATCGTCCTGGTGATCCAGGTGAACGGCAAGAAGCGCGACGATATTCAGGTACCCGCTGCCGCCAGCGAGGGTGAATTGCAGGAACTTGCCCTGGCAAGCGAAGCGGTGCGCCGCCACACCGACGGCAAGGCGATCAAGAAGGTGATCGTCGTGCCGGGACGGCTGATCAATCTGGTGGTGGGCTAA
- a CDS encoding Uma2 family endonuclease has translation MTMTVADVEKLQSLYPDHKIELRDGAITIMSPADATSGLIGVEFSAQLRNWVRPRKLGFVFDSNSGFRPPNGDLTAPDVSFVSRERLRRVPRTYAPVVPDLVVEVKSSTDRLRPLVDKLQSYLELGARVGILVDPDQQRVSVYRPEQEPVILEGGDILSLNELLPGWELAIADLWLVEFDEL, from the coding sequence ATGACGATGACTGTTGCAGATGTCGAAAAGCTCCAGAGCCTTTACCCGGACCACAAAATTGAATTGCGCGACGGGGCGATTACGATTATGAGCCCTGCGGACGCGACCTCGGGACTCATCGGTGTCGAATTCTCGGCGCAGTTGCGCAACTGGGTGCGGCCCCGCAAACTGGGCTTTGTTTTCGACTCCAATTCCGGCTTTCGCCCTCCCAACGGCGATCTAACGGCCCCAGATGTGTCCTTCGTCTCGCGGGAGCGGCTCAGACGTGTGCCTCGCACCTACGCGCCGGTGGTACCGGATCTGGTGGTAGAGGTCAAATCGAGCACCGACCGCCTCCGCCCGTTGGTGGACAAGTTGCAGTCTTACCTGGAGTTGGGGGCCCGGGTGGGTATTCTTGTCGATCCCGATCAGCAGCGGGTGAGCGTTTACCGACCGGAGCAGGAGCCGGTGATTCTCGAGGGCGGTGATATCCTGTCGCTCAACGAGTTGCTGCCTGGTTGGGAACTGGCAATTGCGGATCTGTGGCTGGTGGAATTTGACGAACTCTAG
- a CDS encoding IS630 family transposase (programmed frameshift) — protein MAKPYSYDFRQKVLQAIELNGLKKSEASELFDISRNTINLWSQRKAETGDVQAKPRPASHKGQKITDWEKFRAFVEAHGDKTQAEMAQLWDGQISSRTISRALHKLGITRKKTYGYRERDEAKRSAFLELLPDPKAAHLVYVDQSGMDERDDYGYGWSPLGERFYGLKAGRRQGRINMIAGYRAGQLIAPFTVEGACNRTVFEIWLESCLIPVLQPGEWVILDNATFDHGGRIAALIEAAGAHVLYLPPYSPDLNRIEKCWAWLKSRIRKRLRDCGHLRNAMDAVLKQAAS, from the exons ATGGCAAAACCCTACAGTTACGACTTCCGCCAAAAAGTCCTGCAAGCCATCGAACTCAACGGTCTCAAGAAAAGTGAAGCCAGCGAGCTGTTCGACATCAGTCGCAACACCATCAACTTGTGGTCTCAGCGCAAGGCAGAAACCGGAGATGTCCAGGCAAAGCCCAGACCGGCATCCCATAAGGGTCAGAAAATTACCGACTGGGAAAAGTTTCGGGCCTTCGTAGAAGCACATGGCGACAAAACCCAGGCCGAGATGGCGCAACTGTGGGATGGACAGATCAGTAGCCGCACGATTTCGCGGGCGTTGCACAAGCTTGGCATCACCCGA AAAAAGACCTACGGGTATCGCGAACGCGATGAGGCGAAACGCTCAGCATTCCTAGAGCTTCTGCCGGACCCGAAAGCCGCGCACCTGGTGTATGTCGATCAGTCCGGCATGGACGAGCGCGACGATTACGGATACGGTTGGTCGCCGTTGGGGGAGCGCTTTTACGGACTGAAAGCAGGTCGTCGTCAAGGTCGCATCAACATGATTGCGGGCTATCGAGCCGGTCAGCTGATCGCCCCGTTCACTGTCGAAGGAGCTTGCAATCGGACCGTGTTTGAAATTTGGCTGGAGAGCTGCTTGATTCCTGTGTTGCAGCCTGGCGAGTGGGTGATTCTGGATAACGCCACGTTTGATCATGGTGGCCGGATTGCCGCATTGATTGAAGCGGCCGGTGCCCACGTACTCTATTTACCCCCGTATTCCCCCGACCTGAACCGCATTGAGAAGTGCTGGGCGTGGTTGAAAAGTCGGATTCGCAAACGGTTACGTGATTGCGGGCATTTGCGCAACGCGATGGATGCCGTTCTCAAACAGGCTGCGTCCTAA
- a CDS encoding ExeM/NucH family extracellular endonuclease, whose protein sequence is MQSRPWPLLPVWAALIPAVTLLAAPKSLAQNCPAPAVPLTPIFQIQGKEGASSLAGQAVVVEGIVTGDFQPGNQLGGFYLQERVGDGDPETSDGIFIFVPPANPLSKKEVAAGDRVRVSGAVKEFGPQGRTLTELDRVSEVLVCEGGQGVEPTALALPVGTPGQLERYEGMLVRLAQTLTITDTNELGERGELVLSADGRLFVPTNGQGGSSELNARRRLVLDDASNLLNPKQIPYFTGTDKSGTRRLGDTVAGLTGILTSGFGTYRLQPTAPPEFVQANPRTAAPAPVGGRLKVASFNVLNYFTTLGSRGAANDKEFERQQGKVVAALKAIDADVVGLIEIQNNGLIALDNLTAALNKAYGRTVFDVVIPPLRGTGTDDIQVGIIYKPERVKPVGPSRSDPEPIFDRPPLAQTFQARRSGPRSTFTVVVNHFKSKGSCPDPGPDADADKGQGCWNLRRVAQARKLLAFVKTLNDPDVLVVGDLNAYGGEDPIKALGAGGLVSLNLRIPAAERYSYVFEGQSGYLDHALATPSLDKQVTGITEWHVNSDEPPVIDYNTEYSRRNPAAKKDDRYEPTPYRSSDHDPVVVGLELKADGRR, encoded by the coding sequence ATGCAATCGAGACCGTGGCCGCTGCTGCCGGTGTGGGCGGCGCTGATCCCTGCCGTGACGCTGTTGGCCGCCCCGAAAAGCCTGGCCCAGAACTGCCCTGCGCCCGCAGTACCCCTGACTCCTATCTTCCAGATCCAGGGCAAGGAGGGGGCCAGTTCCCTGGCCGGTCAGGCAGTGGTCGTCGAAGGGATCGTCACGGGCGACTTTCAGCCCGGCAACCAGTTGGGCGGGTTTTATCTTCAGGAGCGCGTCGGGGACGGCGATCCGGAGACTTCCGACGGGATTTTCATCTTCGTGCCCCCGGCCAATCCGCTCTCCAAAAAAGAAGTGGCCGCGGGGGATCGGGTGCGGGTGAGCGGTGCGGTCAAGGAGTTCGGTCCCCAGGGCCGCACCCTGACTGAGCTCGACCGGGTGAGCGAAGTGCTTGTCTGCGAGGGAGGTCAGGGCGTTGAACCCACGGCACTCGCCCTGCCGGTGGGTACTCCCGGCCAATTGGAGCGCTACGAGGGCATGTTGGTGCGCCTCGCCCAGACCCTCACCATCACCGACACCAACGAACTGGGCGAGCGGGGCGAACTGGTGCTCTCGGCGGACGGACGGCTGTTCGTCCCCACCAACGGCCAGGGGGGCAGCAGCGAACTGAATGCCCGCCGCCGATTGGTTCTTGACGATGCGAGCAACCTGCTCAACCCGAAACAGATCCCCTACTTCACCGGCACCGACAAAAGCGGCACCCGCCGCCTGGGCGACACGGTTGCGGGGCTCACGGGCATTCTCACCAGCGGCTTCGGCACCTACCGCCTGCAGCCGACCGCCCCGCCGGAATTTGTCCAGGCCAACCCGCGCACCGCGGCTCCTGCCCCCGTGGGGGGCCGCCTGAAGGTGGCCAGTTTCAATGTGCTCAATTATTTCACGACCCTGGGCAGCCGGGGAGCGGCGAACGACAAAGAGTTCGAACGCCAGCAGGGTAAAGTGGTGGCCGCCTTGAAAGCGATCGACGCCGATGTGGTCGGGCTCATCGAGATCCAGAATAACGGCCTGATCGCCCTCGACAACCTGACCGCCGCCCTCAACAAAGCCTACGGCCGCACGGTCTTCGACGTGGTGATCCCGCCTTTGCGCGGCACGGGCACCGACGACATTCAAGTGGGGATCATCTACAAGCCCGAGCGGGTGAAACCGGTAGGCCCGTCCCGCAGCGACCCCGAACCCATCTTCGACCGGCCGCCTCTGGCCCAGACATTTCAGGCCCGTCGCAGCGGTCCGCGCAGCACCTTCACGGTGGTGGTCAACCACTTCAAATCGAAGGGCAGCTGCCCCGACCCCGGCCCGGACGCCGATGCCGACAAAGGCCAGGGCTGCTGGAACCTCAGACGGGTGGCCCAGGCCCGCAAACTGCTCGCCTTCGTGAAGACCCTGAACGATCCTGACGTATTGGTGGTGGGGGATCTCAACGCCTACGGCGGCGAAGACCCGATCAAGGCGCTCGGTGCGGGCGGGCTGGTGAGTCTCAATCTGCGCATCCCGGCGGCGGAACGCTACTCCTATGTCTTCGAAGGCCAGTCGGGCTACCTCGACCATGCCCTGGCCACCCCCAGCCTGGACAAACAGGTGACCGGCATCACCGAGTGGCACGTCAACTCCGACGAACCGCCCGTCATCGACTACAACACCGAGTACAGCCGCCGCAACCCGGCCGCCAAAAAGGACGACCGCTACGAGCCGACGCCCTACCGTTCCTCAGACCACGATCCGGTAGTTGTCGGATTGGAATTAAAGGCAGACGGGCGGCGTTAG
- a CDS encoding endonuclease/exonuclease/phosphatase family protein has product MDEDPTRRLLTQWLPSRRFERAPETIFDGSHDKPAHFDGEALKILSWNVAKSNHDRRFTREFLSILEREQPDIVFLQEVRVDAETMRAVDLAGMHWSVAPNYKDTHLNAYSGLLTAARPAPIGQRVVLTHDTEPLAGTPKASLLTEYPLPGRSRKLLAINSHLINFVDLPSFGAQLRQLEAIASRHRGPMVLAGDFNTWNAPRVELLEEIARRLGLKAVTFAPADRWLVKRFLLSAPLDNIFFRGLSEKANATRVLRRTTCSDHRPILTELTWDEETD; this is encoded by the coding sequence ATGGACGAAGATCCGACCCGGCGCTTACTAACCCAGTGGCTGCCGTCGCGGCGCTTCGAGCGTGCCCCGGAAACCATCTTTGACGGTAGCCACGACAAGCCTGCCCACTTCGACGGCGAAGCGCTCAAAATCTTGAGCTGGAATGTCGCCAAGAGCAACCATGACCGCCGCTTCACCCGGGAGTTTCTGAGCATTCTCGAACGCGAGCAGCCGGATATTGTGTTTTTGCAGGAGGTGCGCGTCGACGCCGAGACCATGCGGGCGGTAGATCTGGCGGGCATGCACTGGAGCGTGGCACCCAACTACAAAGACACCCACCTGAACGCCTATTCCGGGTTGCTCACCGCCGCGCGGCCCGCTCCTATCGGTCAGCGCGTTGTGCTCACCCACGACACGGAGCCATTGGCCGGCACCCCCAAAGCCTCGCTCCTCACCGAATACCCGCTACCCGGGCGCTCCCGCAAGCTGCTTGCCATCAATAGCCACCTCATCAACTTCGTGGATCTGCCGTCCTTCGGCGCCCAGTTAAGGCAACTCGAAGCGATTGCAAGCCGCCACCGGGGGCCGATGGTGTTGGCGGGAGACTTCAACACCTGGAACGCGCCGCGGGTGGAGTTGCTGGAGGAAATAGCCCGCCGGTTGGGGCTGAAGGCCGTCACCTTTGCCCCCGCCGATCGCTGGCTGGTCAAACGCTTTTTGCTCTCCGCCCCCCTCGACAACATCTTCTTTCGGGGCCTCAGCGAGAAGGCGAACGCCACCCGGGTGCTCCGGCGCACCACCTGCTCCGACCACCGGCCGATTCTTACTGAACTGACCTGGGACGAGGAGACCGACTGA
- the dnaG gene encoding DNA primase gives MSAPQLHPRTIDEVRAKADLVDVVSERVVLRKAGRDFKGLCPFHEDRSPSFYVSPGKQIYKCFACGASGDVFKFVMELDKSAFGEVVLELARRFGVPVQTLKPEQKAEYTRKLSKQQQLGEILELAAQFYSYALWGERGAAARQYLLEARALSEKTIRQFRLGFAPEGWQSLYTYLVDQKRFPASLVEEAGLIIPRSSGQGYYDRFRHRLIIPICDLKGKVIAFGGRAMGDEQPKYLNSPETELFNKGQTLYALDQARESVGRTDGAIVVEGYFDAIALHQSGISHVVATLGTSLRTDQIKQLLRYTESKRVVLNFDADAAGVQAAERAIAELRPLVVKSGVQLRIVALPAGKDPDEFLRSHPPQEYLKLASEAPLWIDWQIERLFAGRDLSLAADFQQVSQGLVELLSGLLSSMTRAHYIHLIAGQLSQGNGRLASQLEDELRRRIRTHRWGGGDGKSKKKREPFPPACFQAEVQLIQIYLHFAEYREDIHRGLDEHDLEFSVLHHRQLWQKILQLREEIGEDDDVVVALRTMYAGDPELNQRLGQLLWLNEHNRIALMRPRMVIRAGLATLQLDRCERRYNYLNQLCDEAERRGAWEEADYFVEQRNAEYHRINDLKTHLTLKLGEISETAVWQES, from the coding sequence GTGAGCGCCCCGCAGTTACACCCACGCACCATCGACGAGGTCCGCGCCAAGGCGGATCTGGTCGATGTCGTGTCCGAGCGGGTAGTCCTGCGCAAGGCGGGGCGCGACTTCAAGGGACTGTGCCCCTTTCACGAGGACCGCAGCCCCAGTTTTTATGTCTCGCCGGGCAAGCAGATCTATAAGTGCTTTGCCTGCGGCGCCTCGGGCGACGTGTTCAAGTTCGTTATGGAACTGGACAAGTCCGCCTTTGGCGAGGTGGTGCTGGAACTGGCCCGCCGCTTCGGCGTGCCGGTCCAGACCCTCAAGCCCGAGCAAAAAGCCGAGTACACCCGCAAGCTCTCCAAACAGCAGCAACTGGGCGAAATTCTCGAACTGGCGGCCCAGTTTTATAGTTACGCCCTCTGGGGCGAGCGCGGAGCGGCGGCGAGGCAGTATCTGCTGGAGGCGCGTGCGCTCAGCGAAAAGACGATTCGCCAGTTTCGCCTGGGCTTTGCCCCCGAGGGCTGGCAGTCGCTTTATACCTACTTGGTCGACCAGAAGCGCTTTCCAGCTTCGCTGGTGGAAGAGGCGGGGCTGATCATTCCTAGAAGCAGCGGCCAGGGTTATTACGACCGCTTTCGTCACCGACTGATCATTCCTATATGCGATCTCAAAGGCAAGGTGATCGCCTTCGGGGGGCGGGCGATGGGCGACGAGCAGCCCAAGTACCTCAATTCGCCCGAGACGGAACTCTTTAACAAGGGTCAGACGCTCTACGCCCTCGATCAGGCGCGCGAGTCGGTGGGCCGCACCGACGGGGCGATCGTCGTCGAAGGGTACTTCGATGCGATTGCCCTGCACCAGTCGGGGATCAGCCACGTGGTGGCCACGCTCGGCACCTCGCTGCGGACCGACCAGATCAAGCAGCTGTTGCGCTACACCGAATCGAAGCGCGTCGTGCTCAATTTCGACGCCGATGCGGCGGGGGTGCAGGCTGCCGAGCGTGCGATTGCCGAGTTGCGGCCCCTGGTGGTCAAATCCGGTGTGCAGCTGCGGATCGTGGCGCTGCCGGCGGGCAAGGACCCGGACGAATTTTTGCGTTCCCACCCGCCCCAGGAGTATCTGAAGCTTGCCAGTGAAGCGCCTTTGTGGATCGACTGGCAAATCGAGCGGCTGTTTGCCGGGCGGGATCTGAGCTTGGCCGCTGATTTTCAGCAGGTGAGCCAGGGATTGGTGGAACTGCTGTCGGGTCTGCTCAGTTCGATGACCCGGGCGCACTATATCCACCTCATCGCCGGACAGCTTTCCCAGGGCAACGGCCGGCTCGCTTCCCAACTCGAAGACGAACTGCGGCGGCGCATCCGCACCCATCGCTGGGGCGGTGGGGACGGCAAGTCCAAAAAAAAGCGCGAACCGTTTCCGCCCGCCTGTTTTCAGGCCGAGGTGCAGCTCATCCAGATCTATTTGCACTTTGCGGAGTACCGCGAGGACATTCACCGCGGCCTCGACGAGCACGATCTCGAATTTTCGGTGCTGCACCACCGCCAGCTGTGGCAGAAGATACTGCAGTTGCGCGAGGAAATTGGCGAGGACGACGACGTGGTGGTGGCCTTGCGCACGATGTACGCGGGCGATCCTGAACTCAATCAGCGCCTCGGGCAACTGCTCTGGCTCAACGAACACAACCGCATCGCCCTGATGCGGCCGCGCATGGTGATTCGGGCGGGCCTTGCCACGCTGCAGCTCGATCGCTGCGAGCGGCGCTACAACTACCTCAACCAGCTGTGCGACGAAGCGGAGCGGCGCGGCGCCTGGGAGGAAGCCGACTACTTCGTCGAGCAACGCAACGCCGAATACCACCGCATCAACGACCTCAAGACCCACCTTACGCTCAAGCTTGGTGAGATATCTGAAACCGCTGTCTGGCAGGAGTCCTGA
- the cls gene encoding cardiolipin synthase, whose protein sequence is MLAQEATLFSLLVLAVHGLGIANAAHAVMHVRSSRGAVAWSIGLITFPWLAIPLYWVFGRNRFLGYAEAIRTAYEQHHRRIDRAYDGLLEHRAQLPARLAPVEQLGEQLASLPFLTGNTARLLIDGRETYDAMLSAIAGAEHYVLLQSYIVEADRSGEVFKQALIERVGAGVRVYVLYDEIGSNHLPRSYIDDLRRHGVEVSAFHSTKGWKNRLQINFRNHTKILVVDGRVACVGGLNIGDAYLGEGKNPQLRPWRDTHLRLTGPAVQCLQLIFLRDWYWATGESPPVEWRVHAEREAGAAALVLRTGPADSLPACTLFFVDLIQQARERLWLASPYFVPPEPVLLALQLAAMRGVDVRIMLPEHPDHLLVYLCAFSFYDDLARTDIKLYRYQKGFMHQKVILVDREIAGVGTANLDNRSFTLNFEVMNYIVDPDFVKSVEAMLMADLDVCRQVDYREYRRKPLWFRLAVRISRLLAPVL, encoded by the coding sequence ATGCTCGCTCAGGAGGCGACACTTTTTAGCCTGCTGGTCCTTGCTGTCCATGGGCTGGGGATTGCCAACGCCGCCCATGCCGTGATGCATGTGCGCTCATCTCGGGGGGCAGTGGCCTGGAGCATTGGGCTGATTACTTTTCCGTGGCTCGCCATCCCGCTGTACTGGGTCTTTGGGCGCAACCGCTTTTTGGGCTACGCCGAGGCCATCCGTACCGCCTACGAGCAGCACCACCGCCGCATCGACAGAGCCTACGACGGCCTGCTGGAGCATCGAGCACAGCTTCCTGCGCGCTTGGCCCCGGTGGAACAACTGGGCGAACAACTCGCCAGTCTGCCGTTTTTGACCGGCAACACCGCCCGGTTGCTCATCGACGGCCGCGAAACGTACGACGCGATGCTCTCGGCCATTGCCGGGGCCGAGCACTATGTGTTGTTGCAGTCGTACATCGTCGAGGCGGATCGCTCGGGTGAAGTGTTCAAACAGGCGCTCATCGAGCGGGTCGGGGCCGGAGTGCGGGTGTATGTGCTCTACGACGAAATCGGCAGCAACCACCTGCCCCGTTCCTACATCGACGATTTGCGCCGCCACGGCGTCGAGGTGAGTGCCTTTCACAGCACCAAGGGTTGGAAGAACCGGCTGCAGATCAACTTTCGCAACCACACGAAGATCCTGGTGGTGGATGGTCGGGTCGCCTGCGTGGGCGGACTCAACATCGGCGATGCATATCTTGGAGAGGGCAAAAACCCGCAGCTGCGCCCCTGGCGAGACACCCATTTGCGCCTCACCGGTCCCGCCGTCCAGTGTTTGCAGTTGATTTTCCTGCGCGACTGGTACTGGGCGACGGGCGAATCGCCGCCGGTCGAATGGCGGGTGCACGCCGAGCGGGAAGCGGGGGCGGCGGCCCTGGTGCTGCGCACCGGTCCGGCGGACAGCTTGCCCGCCTGCACGCTGTTTTTTGTGGATCTGATCCAGCAGGCCCGCGAGCGCCTGTGGCTTGCCAGTCCTTACTTCGTGCCCCCGGAACCGGTGTTGCTTGCCTTGCAACTGGCGGCGATGCGGGGAGTCGATGTGCGCATAATGCTCCCGGAGCATCCGGATCACCTGCTGGTCTATCTGTGTGCCTTTTCGTTCTACGACGACCTGGCCCGCACCGACATCAAGCTCTACCGCTACCAGAAAGGTTTCATGCACCAGAAGGTGATCCTGGTGGACCGCGAAATTGCCGGGGTCGGCACCGCCAACCTCGACAACCGCTCGTTCACCCTCAACTTCGAGGTAATGAACTACATTGTGGATCCCGATTTTGTGAAAAGCGTCGAAGCGATGCTGATGGCGGATCTGGACGTCTGCCGCCAGGTCGATTACCGGGAATACCGCCGCAAACCTTTGTGGTTTCGCCTCGCGGTGCGCATTTCCCGTCTCCTGGCACCGGTGCTGTAG
- a CDS encoding cytochrome b/b6 domain-containing protein yields the protein MKQLQPYQPLLLRILHALTGFFVVGAIITAFWTYDTYDGRWGRVPLPRFEEIEGIHGTFGLIGLLIFPAFALYAFHQGQKRLVQPDTLAKLGRVGRPAWWYSLGQVLNTLTLLALTLSLFSGKMMDEKWLPKGELDHAWYYVHLSGWLVVVVCVALHVLIHAKVGGVPLLLSMVNWRYRAEDSPALWPPRVRAWWSGLRLGLPGRLPASTLVALEVVVLGSIAAAWVISLLKEAAD from the coding sequence ATGAAACAATTGCAACCCTATCAGCCGCTGCTTTTGCGCATTCTTCACGCATTAACCGGCTTCTTTGTCGTGGGAGCGATTATAACTGCTTTCTGGACCTACGACACCTACGACGGCAGGTGGGGAAGGGTGCCGCTGCCCAGGTTCGAGGAGATAGAAGGCATCCATGGCACCTTTGGACTGATCGGCTTGCTCATCTTCCCGGCCTTTGCCCTCTACGCATTCCACCAGGGCCAGAAGCGACTGGTTCAACCGGATACGCTCGCAAAACTGGGCCGGGTGGGGCGACCGGCGTGGTGGTACAGCCTGGGCCAGGTGTTGAATACACTCACACTGCTCGCCCTCACCCTCTCGCTGTTTAGCGGCAAGATGATGGACGAGAAGTGGTTGCCCAAAGGAGAACTCGACCACGCCTGGTACTACGTTCACCTGAGCGGCTGGCTGGTGGTCGTCGTCTGCGTCGCGCTCCACGTACTCATCCACGCGAAGGTGGGCGGAGTGCCGTTGTTGCTGTCGATGGTGAACTGGCGCTACCGTGCCGAGGACAGCCCCGCCCTGTGGCCTCCCCGGGTGAGGGCCTGGTGGTCCGGCCTGCGTTTGGGACTACCCGGCCGGTTGCCCGCCTCCACGCTCGTCGCCCTCGAGGTGGTTGTGCTGGGGAGTATCGCCGCCGCCTGGGTGATCTCGCTATTGAAAGAGGCAGCAGACTAA